In Nicotiana tabacum cultivar K326 chromosome 11, ASM71507v2, whole genome shotgun sequence, a single window of DNA contains:
- the LOC142166395 gene encoding uncharacterized protein LOC142166395 isoform X2, translated as MECLRSSSRQATTIGWWNRSANTQLQIKCAWSHDLEAEVWTVFFKKCSDRFFDLLRTARENNVRPTWILDDLWVNLLEYWKSLEFEKKSRQGREARMSEKGSSMHTGGSISMETHRRRLAKGRPVTHDEVFEETHMKKLKDGTKITWVETRAETTHFIQSQPTDDQGRSIQPTQEKFMDMWIKAAGGVHKGRAYGLGSEFSLNHLTSELCGSYSSSHCSIDVDEFEQLNRKWRTLLSCICKKVLQGRKRRSGGKKKIREEKKNKGNGRKK; from the exons ATGGAATGCCTGCGTTCATCTTCAAGACAAGCGACTACTATAGGGTGGTGGAATAGGAGTGCAAATACACAATTACAG ATAAAGTGTGCATGGTCACATGATCTTGAGGCAGAGGTATGGACTGTTTTCTTTAAGAAATGTTCCGATAGGTTTTTTGATTTGCTTCGGACTGCTCGAGAAAATAATGTGAGGCCAACTTGGATTCTTGATGATTTATGGGTTAACCTTCTTGAATATTGGAAATCTCTGGAATTTGAGAAGAAGAGCCGCCAGGGAAGGGAAGCCCGTATGTCCGAGAAGGGTAGCTCTATGCACACGGGGGGTTCAATTAGTATGGAGACTCATCGAAGAAGATTG gCTAAAGGAAGACCAGTTACTCATGATGAGGTGTTTGAGGAGACCCacatgaagaagttgaaggatgGAACAAAAATAACTTGGGTCGAGACGCGAGCAGAGACAACCCAT TTCATTCAAAGTCAACCGACTGATGATCAAGGTAGGTCAATCCAACCAACCCAAGAGAAGTTCATGGACATGTGGATTAAGGCAGCTGGTGGAGTGCATAAGGGGAGAGCCTACGGCCTTGGATCAGAGTTTAGTCTCAATCATCTTACTTCTGAATTGTGTGGTTCTTATTCTTCTTCACATTGCTCGATTGATGTGGATGAGTTTGAGCAATTGAATAGGAAGTGGCGCACATTACTGAGTTGTATATGCAAGAAAGTGCTGCAAGGGAGGAAGAGGCGAAGCGGAGGGAAGAAAAAGATACGCGAAGAGAAGAAGAATAAAGGCAATGGGAGGAAGAAATGA
- the LOC142166395 gene encoding uncharacterized protein LOC142166395 isoform X1, whose amino-acid sequence MCSFYHEPWRSWSEVPCHIRDRMFTEFRIKCAWSHDLEAEVWTVFFKKCSDRFFDLLRTARENNVRPTWILDDLWVNLLEYWKSLEFEKKSRQGREARMSEKGSSMHTGGSISMETHRRRLAKGRPVTHDEVFEETHMKKLKDGTKITWVETRAETTHFIQSQPTDDQGRSIQPTQEKFMDMWIKAAGGVHKGRAYGLGSEFSLNHLTSELCGSYSSSHCSIDVDEFEQLNRKWRTLLSCICKKVLQGRKRRSGGKKKIREEKKNKGNGRKK is encoded by the exons ATGTGTTCATTTTATCACGAACCATGGAGGTCCTGGTCAGAAGTTCCATGTCACATTAGGGACAGAATGTTTACTGAATTTAGG ATAAAGTGTGCATGGTCACATGATCTTGAGGCAGAGGTATGGACTGTTTTCTTTAAGAAATGTTCCGATAGGTTTTTTGATTTGCTTCGGACTGCTCGAGAAAATAATGTGAGGCCAACTTGGATTCTTGATGATTTATGGGTTAACCTTCTTGAATATTGGAAATCTCTGGAATTTGAGAAGAAGAGCCGCCAGGGAAGGGAAGCCCGTATGTCCGAGAAGGGTAGCTCTATGCACACGGGGGGTTCAATTAGTATGGAGACTCATCGAAGAAGATTG gCTAAAGGAAGACCAGTTACTCATGATGAGGTGTTTGAGGAGACCCacatgaagaagttgaaggatgGAACAAAAATAACTTGGGTCGAGACGCGAGCAGAGACAACCCAT TTCATTCAAAGTCAACCGACTGATGATCAAGGTAGGTCAATCCAACCAACCCAAGAGAAGTTCATGGACATGTGGATTAAGGCAGCTGGTGGAGTGCATAAGGGGAGAGCCTACGGCCTTGGATCAGAGTTTAGTCTCAATCATCTTACTTCTGAATTGTGTGGTTCTTATTCTTCTTCACATTGCTCGATTGATGTGGATGAGTTTGAGCAATTGAATAGGAAGTGGCGCACATTACTGAGTTGTATATGCAAGAAAGTGCTGCAAGGGAGGAAGAGGCGAAGCGGAGGGAAGAAAAAGATACGCGAAGAGAAGAAGAATAAAGGCAATGGGAGGAAGAAATGA
- the LOC142166395 gene encoding uncharacterized protein LOC142166395 isoform X4 translates to MCSFYHEPWRSWSEVPCHIRDRMFTEFRIKCAWSHDLEAEVWTVFFKKCSDRFFDLLRTARENNVRPTWILDDLWVNLLEYWKSLEFEKKSRQGREARMSEKGSSMHTGGSISMETHRRRLAKGRPVTHDEVFEETHMKKLKDGTKITWVETRAETTHVGQSNQPKRSSWTCGLRQLVECIRGEPTALDQSLVSIILLLNCVVLILLHIARLMWMSLSN, encoded by the exons ATGTGTTCATTTTATCACGAACCATGGAGGTCCTGGTCAGAAGTTCCATGTCACATTAGGGACAGAATGTTTACTGAATTTAGG ATAAAGTGTGCATGGTCACATGATCTTGAGGCAGAGGTATGGACTGTTTTCTTTAAGAAATGTTCCGATAGGTTTTTTGATTTGCTTCGGACTGCTCGAGAAAATAATGTGAGGCCAACTTGGATTCTTGATGATTTATGGGTTAACCTTCTTGAATATTGGAAATCTCTGGAATTTGAGAAGAAGAGCCGCCAGGGAAGGGAAGCCCGTATGTCCGAGAAGGGTAGCTCTATGCACACGGGGGGTTCAATTAGTATGGAGACTCATCGAAGAAGATTG gCTAAAGGAAGACCAGTTACTCATGATGAGGTGTTTGAGGAGACCCacatgaagaagttgaaggatgGAACAAAAATAACTTGGGTCGAGACGCGAGCAGAGACAACCCAT GTAGGTCAATCCAACCAACCCAAGAGAAGTTCATGGACATGTGGATTAAGGCAGCTGGTGGAGTGCATAAGGGGAGAGCCTACGGCCTTGGATCAGAGTTTAGTCTCAATCATCTTACTTCTGAATTGTGTGGTTCTTATTCTTCTTCACATTGCTCGATTGATGTGGATGAGTTTGAGCAATTGA
- the LOC142166395 gene encoding uncharacterized protein LOC142166395 isoform X5 yields MCSFYHEPWRSWSEVPCHIRDRMFTEFRIKCAWSHDLEAEVWTVFFKKCSDRFFDLLRTARENNVRPTWILDDLWVNLLEYWKSLEFEKKSRQGREARMSEKGSSMHTGGSISMETHRRRLAKGRPVTHDEVFEETHMKKLKDGTKITWVETRAETTHALQWTKLSPDFDSFDSSTCPNPLTAEIYRGFWDRILALTHFCRVIFLEKNDET; encoded by the exons ATGTGTTCATTTTATCACGAACCATGGAGGTCCTGGTCAGAAGTTCCATGTCACATTAGGGACAGAATGTTTACTGAATTTAGG ATAAAGTGTGCATGGTCACATGATCTTGAGGCAGAGGTATGGACTGTTTTCTTTAAGAAATGTTCCGATAGGTTTTTTGATTTGCTTCGGACTGCTCGAGAAAATAATGTGAGGCCAACTTGGATTCTTGATGATTTATGGGTTAACCTTCTTGAATATTGGAAATCTCTGGAATTTGAGAAGAAGAGCCGCCAGGGAAGGGAAGCCCGTATGTCCGAGAAGGGTAGCTCTATGCACACGGGGGGTTCAATTAGTATGGAGACTCATCGAAGAAGATTG gCTAAAGGAAGACCAGTTACTCATGATGAGGTGTTTGAGGAGACCCacatgaagaagttgaaggatgGAACAAAAATAACTTGGGTCGAGACGCGAGCAGAGACAACCCAT GCATTGCAGTGGACCAAATTGTCCCCAGATTTTGACTCTTTTGATTCATCAACATGTCCAAATCCACTCACTGCTGAAATATACAGAGGTTTTTGGGACAGAATATTGGCCTTGACACATTTTTGCAGGGTAATTTTCTTGGAGAAAAATGATGAAACGTAA
- the LOC142166395 gene encoding uncharacterized protein LOC142166395 isoform X3 encodes MCSFYHEPWRSWSEVPCHIRDRMFTEFRIKCAWSHDLEAEVWTVFFKKCSDRFFDLLRTARENNVRPTWILDDLWVNLLEYWKSLEFEKKSRQGREARMSEKGSSMHTGGSISMETHRRRLAKGRPVTHDEVFEETHMKKLKDGTKITWVETRAETTHFIQSQPTDDQGRSIQPTQEKFMDMWIKAAGGVHKGRAYGLGSEKWRTLLSCICKKVLQGRKRRSGGKKKIREEKKNKGNGRKK; translated from the exons ATGTGTTCATTTTATCACGAACCATGGAGGTCCTGGTCAGAAGTTCCATGTCACATTAGGGACAGAATGTTTACTGAATTTAGG ATAAAGTGTGCATGGTCACATGATCTTGAGGCAGAGGTATGGACTGTTTTCTTTAAGAAATGTTCCGATAGGTTTTTTGATTTGCTTCGGACTGCTCGAGAAAATAATGTGAGGCCAACTTGGATTCTTGATGATTTATGGGTTAACCTTCTTGAATATTGGAAATCTCTGGAATTTGAGAAGAAGAGCCGCCAGGGAAGGGAAGCCCGTATGTCCGAGAAGGGTAGCTCTATGCACACGGGGGGTTCAATTAGTATGGAGACTCATCGAAGAAGATTG gCTAAAGGAAGACCAGTTACTCATGATGAGGTGTTTGAGGAGACCCacatgaagaagttgaaggatgGAACAAAAATAACTTGGGTCGAGACGCGAGCAGAGACAACCCAT TTCATTCAAAGTCAACCGACTGATGATCAAGGTAGGTCAATCCAACCAACCCAAGAGAAGTTCATGGACATGTGGATTAAGGCAGCTGGTGGAGTGCATAAGGGGAGAGCCTACGGCCTTGGATCAGA GAAGTGGCGCACATTACTGAGTTGTATATGCAAGAAAGTGCTGCAAGGGAGGAAGAGGCGAAGCGGAGGGAAGAAAAAGATACGCGAAGAGAAGAAGAATAAAGGCAATGGGAGGAAGAAATGA